A window of Hordeum vulgare subsp. vulgare chromosome 5H, MorexV3_pseudomolecules_assembly, whole genome shotgun sequence genomic DNA:
tatcatATTTTCTTACGGAAACTCTTACCTCCCACCGGCTGATTTGGGTCATCTATCAGCCACCGCCTCGTCCGTTGTTCTTGCTCCATCTCACGGACCAGATCGTGCCCGCGCACCAACAAAGCAACGACTTAGCGCGCCCGTTTCCTGAAACTGCAGCGCTGTTTCAGGAACGGTCGTGAAGCTCGACACGCTCGCGCTCGGGTGGAAGGAGGCGGCGGCTACTGGATCTGGGAGGGCGACGGCGCGGTCGCTCGCCCCCAACGCCGGCCGTTCCCGCCGCCGCCCATCCACTACGACGTCGCCCGACCCTCCCCTACCCCTCACCCCCGCGTCGCCAGCCGCTCGCCCACCACGATTGCGCGGGCGCTCCCAACGTAGCCCATCCGCAGCGATGTCGGACGACACTCCCCTTACCCCCCCCCACCCCTCGTGCCACCGGCCGCTCGGCCACAACGCCGGCCGGTCGAACACACGCCGCAACCCCTCCGCCCCCGATGCCGCCCAGTCTTCCCCTCCTCCCACCCCCGCCCCGCCAGCTGCTTTCGTCCCGACGCTGGCCGGCCCTCCGCACGCGGCAAGCCGCACCACGAGGGGTTGCAAAAATTTCTACAACCTGACCtttgttgtaaaagttttctgcaacatgacctttgttgtaaAAATTTCTTTCGCAACAGTACTtatgttgcagaaagacgaaggAAAAAAATTCTATAACAAAGCGTTTGTTTCAGAAATTAATGggtccaaagtttattttttacaacaaagcgattgtttccgtAACTCGAGTGTCGTTTCAAGATTTACTAGATGCCCATCGAAGCCCCGCGCGTGGATCGAACGGCTGCGCGTATAGATCAAACAGTCATCCAGATGACGGATATTTACTAAACATCTGTCAGTGGACGCGTAACAGCTCCATTTTCTTACTACAAAAAGGACTGGCCTGCCCAGACGGGCGACCCCCTTTGCTTCTGCTCGGCCGTTCGCTGCAACGAGCGACGATAGGAGGTCCGGCTCCCTCATGCGCGTACCTGTGCTGACCCTGTGGGCTTCCGTTTCCACCGGCCCGATGGGCCTCAACTCGACCGGACCCAACTGCGAAAGTCCAGaccgagagggaaggggggagagAAAAAGGAAAGGCATCGGGTGCTGCTCGGCTCGACCGCAGCTCCCACGCAGACGCAACGCAACGCAAGTCGTCATCGGGCGAGACGAGTCGAGGTCCAAGCCGCCCTCGAGCACAAGCCCGCCGTCCCTCTCTCGTCCGTCCCCGCTCGgaaccttccagaagcttccGGGAGCCAGCCATGGCCGCCGCGCCCGCGCCGACCGCAGCCGCCCCCGcgcccgcccccgccgccgcggcCGTCCCGTCCGCGTCGGTGCCGCGCGGGCAGGTGGATCTGGTCGACTTCATCGACTGGACCGGCGTCGAGTGCCTCAACCAGGACCCCGCCCACGGCATCGCCAACGCGCTCAAGCAGGTAAGGCAGGCGGCTCCCTTTGCCAGTCGCGATCCCCGGATCCGATCCGGCGTCGACTGGTTCGGTTTTCGCCGGCGAGACTTCCCTTCACTACCTAGGGTTTCGTAGATTAGCGTCGTGTCAGAGCCGTGTGTGCGCCGTGTCAACCCCTCTGCGGATTTTAGTTTGGAGGCGATTGCGTTTCTCACGATTGGTGGGTTTCATCAGGGTTACAGGGAGGACGAGGGGCTGCACCTCGCCAGCGACTCGGACGAGCAGCTGCTCATCTACATCCCCTTCATGCAGGTCATCAAGCTGCATTCCGCGCTCTTCAAAGGCCCCGAGGAGGAAGGTGAGATTCGTAACTCAACGTAACTGCACGATTGCTAGGTTGCTGCATATATTGATTGCTTAGAGATTAGCCTCTTTTCTGAGCTCACGGAGGAACGTGTCTCTGTTCAAACTAGGGTGCTCGATTTAGTCTGTTGCGAATGCTAATACACAATTGAACAGGGGTTAACTTTTTGTAAATGTATGATAAGTTGTTTGGACCCTTATGTGTTTCTGACCCAAAGTTCAAAAGGCTGCTGGGCGTTAATTATGTGTTTAGGGACCTACTTGCACCTAGTTTGCCACTCTGTATGCGCCCAAATGGAAAAGGCGCTATGTGTATTCCTGCCTTGCTCTTTTCTTGGCGCACAGGGCCAAAGCGCTGTGTTCGGCAAATGCTTCGCGCCCATGCTCGCTTTTTTGAACTTTAGTCTGCCCTGTCGTCTAGTGTTTGATGCTAAATAGAAGAGATTGTTATTTATGCCCATGG
This region includes:
- the LOC123452696 gene encoding PITH domain-containing protein At3g04780, whose translation is MAAAPAPTAAAPAPAPAAAAVPSASVPRGQVDLVDFIDWTGVECLNQDPAHGIANALKQGYREDEGLHLASDSDEQLLIYIPFMQVIKLHSALFKGPEEEGPKTVKLFSNREHMGFSNVNDFPPSDSVDLSSSHLLESKPVTLKYVKFQNVRSLTMFIEDNQSGADITKIQKIALYGTTVDTTNMKDLKKIEEH